In the genome of Coraliomargarita algicola, one region contains:
- a CDS encoding VanZ family protein — protein MPTRLLKIPRAYWWPALLILAIFAASSTPRLATPDLGFQFSKDKLAHFLVFGLVATAILRTPWLRRRRCRDLITAVVITSAYGCCDEFRQSLTPGRSVEVADWIADTLGAIVAVSAYARWHLYRRILEWRATAPRTSKRA, from the coding sequence ATGCCGACTCGTCTTTTAAAAATCCCGCGCGCTTACTGGTGGCCCGCCCTACTAATTCTAGCGATTTTCGCAGCCTCAAGCACTCCGCGCCTCGCCACGCCCGACCTCGGCTTTCAATTCTCAAAAGACAAGCTCGCGCACTTCTTAGTCTTCGGACTCGTCGCTACAGCCATCCTTCGCACTCCCTGGTTGAGGAGACGGCGCTGCCGCGACCTCATCACCGCGGTGGTCATCACCTCTGCCTACGGTTGCTGCGACGAGTTTCGCCAATCACTCACGCCGGGGCGTAGCGTCGAGGTCGCCGACTGGATCGCCGACACCTTAGGCGCAATTGTGGCCGTCAGCGCCTACGCCCGCTGGCACCTCTACCGGCGCATACTGGAATGGCGCGCAACAGCTCCTCGCACTTCGAAACGAGCCTAA
- a CDS encoding thymidine phosphorylase codes for MRKKIISSRKFIKPSFSYLVEKKRDGGEFSDEEIRFIVDSILDEEMPKFQQAAFAMAVFFQGMSAQETAVFAEEMMLSGEVIDLTKITRPKIDKYSTGGVGDKTTLVLAPLAAACGVVMPTMNGVDEEYIISNLDKLSSIPGFNPVLDLKGFHSQLKKVGCTFIQQDPEIAPVDSILYQMRTETGTIPSLPLITGSVLSRKLAEGAEGLVIDVKWGNGSFIKDVEQAKQLARSITRVGRSMKRRCVALVTDMNQPLGDTVGTGLEIKEAIQLLKGEGPEDLQELVLKLGMEIVRLAGVAGSTLSAKQTVQRHLKDGSALQKFKDMIAAQGGDISVIDDPEKFPTAKHVRKLPAPKRGYVHTINAGLIAEGVAKLAKKKNGSYDPAVGVSEIKKVGTQVKQGEPLMMIHYNDEAKMEEALEYLKTAYRLAPKRPNPPELIVERVA; via the coding sequence ATGAGAAAAAAGATCATTAGCTCGCGCAAATTCATCAAGCCTTCTTTCAGCTATTTAGTTGAAAAGAAGCGTGACGGTGGCGAATTCTCCGACGAAGAAATCCGTTTCATAGTCGATTCAATTTTAGACGAAGAAATGCCGAAATTTCAGCAGGCTGCCTTCGCTATGGCAGTCTTTTTCCAAGGCATGTCCGCACAAGAGACGGCTGTCTTTGCTGAAGAAATGATGCTTTCCGGTGAGGTCATCGACCTCACCAAGATCACACGCCCAAAGATCGACAAGTATTCGACAGGTGGCGTTGGTGACAAAACCACCTTGGTTTTGGCTCCATTGGCGGCTGCCTGTGGCGTGGTGATGCCCACTATGAACGGTGTGGACGAAGAGTACATTATCAGCAATCTGGATAAGCTTTCATCGATTCCCGGCTTTAATCCTGTCTTGGACTTAAAGGGCTTTCATTCGCAACTGAAGAAGGTCGGTTGCACCTTCATTCAGCAGGATCCGGAAATTGCACCCGTGGATAGCATTCTATATCAGATGCGCACGGAAACGGGCACGATTCCAAGTTTACCTTTAATTACCGGCAGTGTGCTTAGCCGTAAGCTGGCTGAAGGTGCTGAAGGTCTGGTGATTGACGTCAAGTGGGGGAACGGCTCTTTTATTAAGGATGTCGAGCAAGCGAAGCAACTTGCACGCTCCATCACACGTGTCGGTCGCTCCATGAAGCGTCGTTGTGTGGCCTTGGTTACGGATATGAATCAGCCGTTGGGCGATACTGTGGGCACTGGGCTTGAAATTAAAGAAGCAATCCAGCTGCTCAAGGGCGAAGGTCCAGAAGACTTGCAAGAGTTGGTGCTCAAGCTCGGCATGGAAATCGTGCGTCTGGCAGGAGTTGCCGGCTCGACGCTTTCCGCAAAGCAAACTGTGCAACGTCACTTGAAGGATGGTTCTGCGCTGCAGAAGTTTAAGGATATGATTGCGGCGCAAGGGGGCGATATTTCTGTGATCGATGATCCGGAGAAATTCCCGACTGCGAAGCACGTTCGCAAGTTGCCTGCGCCCAAGCGTGGTTATGTGCACACGATTAATGCGGGGCTGATCGCTGAAGGGGTCGCGAAACTCGCCAAGAAGAAGAATGGTAGCTACGATCCTGCTGTCGGAGTTTCTGAAATCAAAAAGGTCGGCACGCAGGTGAAGCAAGGTGAGCCACTTATGATGATTCATTACAACGACGAAGCGAAGATGGAAGAAGCGCTGGAGTATCTTAAGACTGCTTATCGTCTCGCGCCCAAGCGCCCGAATCCACCAGAATTGATCGTCGAGCGCGTCGCATAG
- a CDS encoding ExeA family protein: protein MYLEYFGFKEMPFHVTPNPRFLFLSPTHEEALQHLRYGIEDKKGFIVLTGEVGCGKTTLCRKLLEELDSRKEIDTALLLNPRVSETQLLRGIMKELGEDVKARSSNDLLDKINDVLLERIHAGREIVVIIDEAQNLSFEVMEMLRMLSNLETYDQKLLQIILMGQPELNEKLKEDRLRQFRQRVLVHYDLKPLNQTEVQLYVLHRLSLVGSNGQPQFTPRAIKKIASSSLGIPRMINNICDKSLLSTFIRNGNEVNYWDVRRALKDINRLHRS from the coding sequence ATGTATCTCGAATACTTCGGATTTAAGGAAATGCCTTTTCACGTAACGCCTAACCCGCGTTTCCTCTTTCTCAGCCCCACCCACGAAGAGGCGCTACAGCACTTACGCTATGGAATTGAGGACAAAAAAGGTTTTATCGTACTCACAGGCGAAGTCGGCTGCGGCAAAACCACCCTCTGCCGAAAACTGCTAGAAGAGCTGGATTCCCGCAAAGAGATCGACACGGCACTACTACTGAACCCACGCGTATCAGAGACACAACTCTTGCGCGGCATCATGAAAGAGCTCGGCGAAGACGTCAAAGCACGCTCCAGCAACGACCTACTCGATAAGATAAATGACGTATTGCTGGAACGCATCCATGCCGGACGCGAGATCGTAGTCATCATCGATGAGGCGCAGAACCTTTCCTTCGAAGTGATGGAGATGCTACGCATGCTCTCCAACCTAGAGACTTACGACCAAAAGCTGCTACAGATCATCTTGATGGGGCAACCCGAACTGAATGAAAAACTCAAAGAGGATCGCCTGCGTCAATTTCGACAGCGCGTACTCGTACACTACGATCTGAAACCACTCAACCAGACAGAAGTGCAACTCTATGTGCTACACCGCCTCTCTCTGGTCGGTAGCAACGGACAGCCACAATTTACGCCCCGCGCGATCAAAAAAATCGCAAGCAGCAGCTTGGGCATCCCGCGCATGATTAATAATATCTGCGATAAATCACTACTCTCCACCTTCATCCGCAACGGCAATGAGGTCAACTACTGGGACGTGCGCCGCGCCCTAAAGGACATCAACCGCTTACATCGATCATGA
- the gap gene encoding type I glyceraldehyde-3-phosphate dehydrogenase, which produces MATKIGINGFGRIGRLVFRSLVEKGLLGSEIEVVAINDLVPAENLAYLLKYDTTQGRFKGTVTTEGDDTLVVNGNKIKTLALREGPAALPWKELGVDIVIESTGLFVQDEKAAGHLEAGAKKVIISAPGKGDGVKTVVLGVNDEELTAEHNIISNASCTTNCLAPITKVILENYGIAEGLMTTVHSYTATQKTVDGPSPKDMKGGRTAALNIIPSTTGAAKAVGLVLPAVQGKLTGMSFRVPTPTVSVVDLTVKTEKSTTYEDICAKMKEASEGSLKGILGYTEDEVASSDFIHEELSSVFDAGSGMGLNDTFFKLVSWYDNEWGYSNRVVELVQKVSKFL; this is translated from the coding sequence ATGGCTACTAAAATTGGAATTAACGGATTCGGTCGCATCGGCCGCCTAGTCTTTCGCTCTCTTGTCGAAAAAGGGCTTCTTGGCTCAGAAATCGAAGTGGTTGCTATCAATGACCTCGTTCCTGCTGAAAACCTCGCTTACTTGCTCAAGTATGACACGACACAGGGTCGCTTTAAGGGCACTGTGACTACAGAGGGTGATGACACGCTCGTAGTGAACGGCAACAAGATCAAGACTCTTGCGCTTCGTGAAGGTCCTGCAGCCCTTCCTTGGAAAGAGCTTGGCGTGGACATCGTGATCGAATCGACTGGTCTTTTCGTACAAGACGAAAAGGCAGCGGGTCACCTTGAAGCAGGTGCTAAGAAGGTCATCATCTCCGCTCCTGGTAAGGGTGACGGTGTGAAGACTGTTGTTCTTGGTGTTAACGACGAAGAGCTTACAGCAGAGCACAACATCATCTCCAACGCATCTTGCACCACTAATTGCTTGGCTCCGATCACTAAGGTGATTCTTGAGAACTACGGCATTGCTGAAGGTTTGATGACAACAGTTCACTCTTACACTGCGACACAAAAGACTGTCGATGGTCCTTCTCCTAAGGACATGAAGGGTGGCCGCACTGCTGCGTTGAACATCATTCCTTCCACTACAGGTGCTGCGAAGGCTGTTGGCCTCGTGCTTCCTGCGGTTCAAGGTAAGTTGACTGGTATGTCTTTCCGCGTTCCTACTCCAACTGTTTCGGTAGTTGACCTCACCGTTAAGACTGAGAAGAGCACAACTTACGAAGACATCTGCGCGAAGATGAAGGAAGCTTCCGAAGGTTCGCTCAAGGGTATCCTTGGTTACACTGAAGACGAAGTGGCTTCTTCTGACTTCATCCACGAAGAGTTGAGCTCCGTATTCGATGCGGGCAGCGGCATGGGGCTGAACGACACATTCTTCAAGCTCGTTTCTTGGTATGATAACGAGTGGGGTTATTCTAACCGCGTCGTTGAGCTGGTTCAAAAAGTTTCCAAGTTCCTTTAA
- the tpiA gene encoding triose-phosphate isomerase, with the protein MSKSARKYLIAGNWKMNLNSAEGAELAKDVVSLVGAQTDVAVCVCPTFTVLESVSKVVSGSNVQLGAQNMHFEASGAYTGEISAEMLRHLFANFVILGHSERREDFGETDAIVNKKTLAALAANLKPIVCIGETLEEREAGKVKEVIKTQLEGALVGVTAAAADALVIAYEPVWAIGTGKTATPEMAEEVHAEIRCLLAGLIGAEAAEKVRILYGGSMKPENADELLAQKNIDGGLIGGAALKASSFAALVESAQKLSK; encoded by the coding sequence ATGAGCAAATCAGCACGCAAATACCTGATCGCAGGTAACTGGAAAATGAACTTGAACTCTGCCGAAGGTGCAGAGCTCGCTAAGGACGTGGTCAGCCTCGTTGGCGCACAGACGGATGTCGCTGTCTGTGTCTGCCCTACGTTTACTGTTTTGGAGTCTGTCTCTAAGGTAGTCAGTGGCTCCAATGTTCAACTCGGTGCGCAAAACATGCACTTCGAAGCTTCCGGTGCTTATACTGGAGAGATCTCTGCGGAAATGTTGCGCCACCTATTCGCCAACTTCGTGATCCTTGGGCACTCCGAGCGTCGTGAGGACTTTGGTGAGACGGATGCGATCGTGAATAAGAAGACTCTGGCTGCTTTGGCTGCGAACCTTAAGCCTATCGTTTGTATCGGCGAGACTTTGGAAGAGCGCGAAGCAGGTAAGGTTAAAGAAGTGATCAAAACTCAGTTGGAAGGTGCCCTTGTCGGTGTCACCGCAGCTGCAGCCGATGCACTTGTGATTGCATACGAGCCAGTCTGGGCGATCGGTACCGGTAAGACTGCAACTCCGGAAATGGCTGAAGAGGTGCACGCGGAAATCCGCTGCCTACTAGCGGGCCTGATTGGAGCTGAAGCTGCTGAGAAGGTGCGTATCCTCTATGGTGGCTCCATGAAGCCAGAAAATGCAGACGAGTTGCTTGCGCAAAAGAACATCGACGGTGGGCTCATCGGCGGTGCTGCGCTTAAGGCGAGCTCTTTTGCGGCTCTGGTTGAGAGCGCTCAGAAGTTATCTAAGTAA
- a CDS encoding acyl-CoA desaturase, with protein sequence MKIKNWDMFAFVVAYHIALIALLPAFISVFSWSAIALFLITYIMGGMSITVGYHRMYSHKAYSANAFFEWCVLLSSALAFEMSALKWSHDHRVHHNHVDTDKDPYSIKKGFWYAHILWLFDYKRDFDKSLVADLMKNPRVMLQDKHYGKFLLGVNFAVFLLGWAITGSALASFYMGFLMRMAMIHHCTWFINSLCHTYGSKTYARELSAVDNAILATLTFGEGYHNYHHAFAADYRNGIRWYHFDPSKWTIWLASKLGLVKNLRVINEITVQKSLVSKDKKMILDHISHEMDDCATELKAKLEELSATFEEKAAALMAKARELKKASDDQKVHLQQEIKSLRASLKETWDEWVEVTRNAAKQYEFAH encoded by the coding sequence ATGAAAATTAAAAACTGGGACATGTTCGCATTTGTCGTCGCCTACCACATTGCGCTGATCGCGCTACTGCCGGCCTTCATCAGCGTATTTTCGTGGAGTGCTATCGCGCTCTTTCTGATCACTTACATTATGGGCGGGATGTCGATCACAGTGGGCTATCACCGCATGTATTCACACAAAGCCTACTCCGCCAACGCGTTCTTCGAATGGTGCGTATTACTCAGCTCCGCATTGGCCTTTGAAATGTCGGCGCTCAAATGGTCACACGACCACCGCGTCCACCACAATCACGTAGATACCGACAAGGACCCCTACTCGATCAAAAAGGGCTTCTGGTATGCCCACATTCTGTGGCTATTCGACTATAAGCGCGACTTCGACAAGAGCCTGGTAGCCGACTTAATGAAGAACCCACGCGTGATGCTACAGGACAAGCACTACGGCAAATTCCTGCTGGGGGTAAACTTCGCAGTCTTCCTACTCGGATGGGCAATTACCGGCAGCGCGCTGGCCTCCTTCTACATGGGCTTTCTCATGCGCATGGCGATGATCCACCACTGCACATGGTTCATCAATTCACTCTGCCATACCTACGGCTCCAAAACCTATGCCCGCGAACTCAGCGCCGTAGACAACGCGATCCTAGCTACACTCACTTTTGGCGAAGGCTACCACAACTACCACCACGCCTTTGCAGCTGACTACCGCAACGGCATCCGCTGGTATCACTTCGACCCCTCCAAGTGGACCATCTGGCTCGCCTCCAAGCTCGGCCTAGTTAAAAACCTACGCGTGATCAACGAAATCACCGTGCAAAAATCGCTCGTGTCCAAGGACAAGAAAATGATCCTGGACCACATCAGCCACGAGATGGACGACTGCGCGACCGAACTCAAAGCAAAACTCGAAGAGCTCTCCGCCACCTTCGAAGAAAAAGCAGCCGCGCTCATGGCCAAAGCCCGCGAGCTAAAAAAGGCCAGCGACGATCAAAAAGTGCACCTCCAACAAGAGATCAAGTCACTCCGCGCCTCCCTCAAAGAAACGTGGGACGAATGGGTCGAAGTCACCCGTAACGCTGCCAAGCAATACGAGTTCGCGCACTAA
- a CDS encoding phosphoglycerate kinase — protein MATKTINDVNLSGKRVFVRCDFNVPIKDGVINDDSRIVAALPTIQLLVKQGAKVILASHLGRPKGEKNAEFTLAPVAEELATQLGQPVTFVEDCIGEEVEAEVAKMGDGDVMLLENVRFYAGEEKNDPEFAAGLAKLADAFVNDAFGTAHRAHASTAGVAKHLSPCVCGLLIEKELAYLGDKTANPERPLTVILGGAKVSDKIKVIDALLEKADTIIIGGAMAYTFALAEGRKVGESLSEPDFIETAKSALAKAKEKGVKFLLPVDNLAVKDLDFGAGTVGETQFFEGNIEDGWEGVDIGPKSIELFSNEVKNAKTVLWNGPMGIFEIDACNKGTFAVAKTIAESDACSIIGGGDSVKAIKMAGYGDQVTFMSTGGGASLEFLEGKELPGVTALDQA, from the coding sequence ATGGCCACTAAAACAATTAATGACGTCAATCTCTCTGGCAAACGCGTGTTCGTTCGCTGCGATTTCAATGTGCCGATCAAAGACGGTGTGATCAACGATGACTCTCGTATCGTTGCGGCGCTGCCGACTATTCAGCTCCTGGTCAAGCAGGGGGCTAAGGTGATTCTCGCGTCGCACCTCGGCCGTCCTAAGGGTGAGAAGAACGCAGAGTTTACGCTCGCACCTGTCGCTGAAGAGTTGGCAACACAGCTGGGGCAGCCAGTGACTTTTGTCGAAGACTGCATCGGTGAAGAGGTTGAAGCCGAGGTCGCCAAAATGGGCGATGGCGATGTGATGTTGCTGGAAAACGTCCGCTTCTATGCCGGTGAAGAAAAGAATGATCCGGAATTTGCTGCAGGGCTGGCTAAGTTGGCTGATGCCTTTGTGAACGACGCATTTGGTACTGCGCACCGCGCACACGCCTCCACTGCGGGAGTTGCCAAGCACCTCTCACCGTGCGTGTGCGGTCTGCTAATCGAGAAAGAGCTCGCTTACTTGGGGGACAAGACGGCTAATCCCGAGCGTCCGTTGACAGTGATTCTTGGGGGCGCGAAGGTCTCTGATAAGATCAAAGTGATCGATGCGCTCTTGGAAAAGGCCGATACCATCATTATTGGTGGCGCCATGGCATATACATTTGCACTCGCCGAAGGTCGTAAAGTTGGCGAATCGCTTAGTGAGCCTGATTTCATTGAGACTGCTAAGTCCGCTTTGGCTAAGGCTAAGGAAAAGGGCGTGAAGTTCTTGCTGCCAGTGGATAACCTCGCGGTGAAGGACCTCGACTTTGGTGCGGGTACCGTAGGTGAAACTCAGTTCTTCGAAGGTAATATCGAAGACGGCTGGGAAGGTGTTGATATTGGTCCTAAGAGTATTGAACTCTTTAGTAACGAAGTAAAGAACGCCAAGACTGTTCTCTGGAACGGGCCGATGGGTATCTTCGAAATCGACGCCTGCAATAAGGGCACTTTCGCAGTGGCCAAGACGATTGCTGAGTCCGATGCCTGCTCTATTATTGGTGGTGGCGATTCCGTGAAGGCGATCAAGATGGCTGGATACGGCGACCAAGTTACATTCATGAGCACCGGTGGCGGTGCTTCGCTCGAATTCCTCGAAGGCAAGGAGCTCCCCGGCGTAACCGCCTTGGACCAAGCCTAG
- a CDS encoding UDPGP type 1 family protein, translated as MANSTNSLIESFKQAGQGQVFQFFDDLDADLQASLIAQAETIDLAEVNSLVEEHVKGAHDSSLNLDGLEPAPYEALPINGGDSAKWKAAWDTGSAALQAGRVAAFTVAGGQGTRLGYDGPKGTYPVTPLTEKTLFQVFAEKIARSGERFGVSIPWFILTSEINNDATVAAFEAADFFGLDRDSVHFIVQGLVPAVDYEGKILLAEKGKIAMTPDGHGGSLRALVRSGAIDVMKAQGIDIISYFQVDNPIVQCIDPAFIGFHVLGQSELSSKMVPKAYALEKVGHFCMQNGQALVVEYSDMPDAMQQETTPEGGIRFNGGSVAIHIFDRDFIERAGGSGEGAKLPFHRADKKIPFVNASGEAIKPDAPNGVKFEMFVFDALPLAKNPVIIEAARADDFSPVKNAEGVDSPKSCKEDQLRMFARWLKAAGEAIETDETGLPAITFEISPRFAADEADFVAQWAALEAKPELKDGVVIA; from the coding sequence ATGGCTAATTCTACAAATTCACTGATTGAGTCCTTTAAGCAGGCTGGCCAAGGCCAAGTCTTTCAATTTTTCGACGATTTGGATGCAGATTTGCAAGCAAGTTTGATTGCCCAGGCCGAGACGATCGACCTCGCTGAGGTGAATTCCCTGGTGGAGGAGCATGTTAAAGGGGCGCACGATAGTTCGCTTAATCTGGATGGCTTAGAGCCTGCGCCGTATGAGGCGCTTCCTATCAACGGTGGCGATTCCGCAAAGTGGAAAGCTGCCTGGGATACCGGTTCGGCAGCCTTGCAGGCGGGACGCGTCGCGGCTTTCACTGTTGCCGGAGGGCAAGGCACACGGCTTGGTTATGATGGCCCGAAAGGCACTTATCCGGTGACACCATTGACCGAGAAAACTCTCTTTCAGGTCTTTGCAGAGAAGATCGCACGCTCTGGGGAGCGTTTCGGAGTGAGTATTCCTTGGTTTATTTTGACCAGTGAGATCAATAACGATGCCACGGTGGCTGCTTTTGAGGCGGCGGATTTCTTTGGCTTGGATCGCGACTCGGTACACTTCATAGTGCAAGGCTTGGTGCCTGCGGTCGATTACGAGGGCAAGATTCTCTTGGCTGAAAAGGGCAAAATCGCAATGACGCCCGACGGGCACGGTGGCTCGCTACGTGCATTGGTTCGCAGTGGGGCAATTGATGTGATGAAGGCGCAAGGGATCGACATCATCAGTTACTTCCAAGTGGATAATCCGATTGTGCAGTGCATTGATCCGGCCTTTATTGGATTCCATGTGCTGGGGCAGTCTGAGCTTTCCAGTAAAATGGTGCCCAAGGCATATGCTTTGGAGAAAGTGGGCCACTTCTGTATGCAAAATGGGCAGGCCTTGGTAGTTGAATATAGTGACATGCCAGATGCGATGCAGCAGGAAACGACGCCTGAGGGTGGAATCCGTTTCAATGGAGGCAGCGTCGCCATCCATATTTTTGATCGTGATTTCATCGAGCGTGCGGGTGGTTCCGGGGAAGGGGCTAAGCTTCCTTTCCACCGTGCTGATAAAAAGATTCCATTTGTCAATGCGTCTGGAGAGGCGATTAAGCCAGATGCGCCGAATGGTGTGAAGTTTGAGATGTTTGTTTTTGATGCACTTCCCCTGGCAAAGAACCCCGTCATTATCGAAGCGGCTCGTGCAGATGATTTTAGCCCGGTTAAAAATGCCGAGGGCGTGGATTCGCCCAAGAGTTGTAAGGAGGATCAGTTGCGTATGTTTGCTCGCTGGTTGAAAGCAGCTGGCGAAGCGATCGAGACCGACGAGACCGGGCTGCCTGCCATCACTTTTGAAATCAGTCCGCGCTTCGCTGCGGATGAAGCTGACTTCGTCGCTCAATGGGCCGCCTTGGAGGCTAAGCCAGAGCTTAAAGACGGTGTGGTCATTGCGTAA
- a CDS encoding septum formation initiator family protein: MSKNSAQRKERALVLMLMGMLCVLVVFFGGLVMKTHREYMNFKARENRIEAKLIQARKEFEQKESYMARLIEDPEFLERVVRERLGYARPDELLFRFSDEP; this comes from the coding sequence ATGTCAAAAAATTCTGCCCAGCGAAAGGAACGTGCTTTAGTGCTCATGTTGATGGGCATGTTATGCGTGTTGGTCGTGTTTTTTGGCGGGCTCGTAATGAAGACGCATCGTGAGTATATGAACTTCAAAGCCCGCGAAAATAGAATCGAGGCCAAGCTCATACAAGCTCGAAAAGAGTTTGAGCAAAAGGAGTCTTATATGGCGCGCTTGATTGAAGATCCCGAATTTCTAGAGCGAGTGGTCCGCGAGCGGCTTGGTTATGCGCGTCCCGACGAATTACTCTTTCGTTTTTCGGATGAGCCCTAG